From Parambassis ranga chromosome 9, fParRan2.1, whole genome shotgun sequence, the proteins below share one genomic window:
- the cep78 gene encoding centrosomal protein of 78 kDa isoform X2 — protein sequence MVHDSAQIRRQGAHDFMAYYDFACARQESVPVPAVKMNLGKGILDFNGDRLKFTDWPPVFNSIAINKHLHHIAISSTYQVGSADADRRYFKSTFKRKIPAIRSKDMTLKLCKALRECLMVSPSLKTLQLNGLPLRERDLITLTKGLAKSTSLENLSLANCPISDEGLVVICQSVKYSTSIRTVDFTACSLTWVGAEHMANIIKHQGMQRHGTAWAESLRYRQPQFEGMGGLRRVTLNRNTLIGDRGAAALAQELAEDLWVKALDLQRCGLSNEGARRLLEALKTNSSLCVLDIRSNPLVDKVIIKTIIEKVLMNTAGQSLEYQWIKPATTEPQRFSGPKRRAPASKVRGKATLRIATHKGAPAEESSAAAQKSYPRSCYVPWRTAARAGRQRGLPPGVTETDGNFQGAATVKVTVESDSEVEEGEEEEAAVEVEHRPSSLNLDDRITGRQIKHIQMELQECRLRLAEERRARLRAESRLMECELENARLRDALAAAGSASAPPVFSALDDEAVLESIESSFTKFHAFLDLLKDAGLGQLASIAGIDRSDFQPVGRPQLSSTIGPQVDGAVSLTKGDFVDVEASSVLPDPSTKPTDVVTPRPPSAIRVAFHEGRPVDVTSGSVADPVVGGEEDPERSSKPNTQHASGSEHSFHSHKSFDDFSYGKSLPKSNSNSHRSNSSHGYSFNNSYAYSHASHSNGSHSVSSASDIISDKAESVGSVASSNRGKGRLVTVGQSGSERETGPGRRGLEQIRSLGGWGDRPDNDSF from the exons ATGGTACATGACAGTGCTCAGATTCGGCGGCAAGGAGCCCATGATTTTATGGCATACTATGACTTTGCCTGTGCCAGACAGGAATCGGTCCCTGTCCCTGCGGTCAAGATGAACCTAGGCAAAGGAATACTTGATTTTAATGGTGACAGGCTCAAATTCACTGACTGGCCTCCAGTATTCAACTCTATAGCCATCAATAAACACCTGCACCACATTGCAATAAGCAGCACATACCAAGTGGGCTCTGCAGATGCAG ATAGAAGGTACTTTAAGTCTACCTTCAAAAGGAAGATCCCAGCCATTCGCTCAAAGGACATGACATTAAAACTGTGCAAAGCCCTAAGAGAGTGTCTGATGGTCTCTCCCAGCCTCAAGACTTTGCAGCTTAATGGACTTCCACTGAGAGAAAGGGACCTCATCACCCTGACAAAG GGTTTGGCCAAAAGCACTTCCTTAGAAAACCTGTCTCTGGCTAACTGTCCGATCAGTGATGAGGGTTTAGTAG TTATTTGCCAAAGTGTTAAGTATTCTACGAGCATCCGGACAGTAGATTTTACGGCTTGCAGTCTTACGTGGGTAGGAGCTGAGCACATGGCCAACATTATCAAg CATCAGGGAATGCAGAGGCATGGAACTGCATGGGCAGAGTCTCTGAGGTATCGGCAACCACAGTTTGAGGGAATGGGAGGTCTACGCCGTGTCACTCTTAACCGTAACACTTTGATTGGAGACCGGGGTGCTGCTGCTCTTGCACAGGAACTAGCCGAGGACCTCTGGGTGAAAG CTTTGGACCTACAGAGGTGTGGTCTGTCCAATGAAGGAGCGCGTCGTTTGCTGGAAGCCTTGAAGACAAATTCTTCTTTATGTGTGCTCGATATTCGCAGTAACCCTTTAGTTG ACAAGGTCATAATTAAAACTATAATAGAGAAAGTACTAATGAACACTGCTGGACAGTCATTAGAG TACCAGTGGATCAAGCCTGCAACCACAGAACCACAGAGATTTTCTGGTCCAAAGAGGCGAGCACCAGCCAGTAAAGTCAGAGGAAAAGCTACGTTAAGGATAG CTACTCATAAAGGAGCTCCTGCAGAAGAGagttcagctgctgctcagaagTCCTATCCCCGCTCCTGTTACGTGCCTTGGCGTACTGCTGCACGAGCTGGACGCCAGAG AGGTTTGCCTCCTGGAGTTACTGAAACAGACGGAAACTTTCAG GGTGCAGCCACTGTTAAGGTTACCGTGGAGTCAGATTCGGAGGTTgaggagggggaagaagaagaggcggCTGTGGAAGTTGAGCATAGACCATCCTCTCTCAATCTTGACGACAGAATCACAGGACGGCAGATTAAACACATACAG ATGGAGCTACAAGAGTGTCGCCTGAGGCTGGCAGAGGAGCGCAGGGCAAGACTTAGAGCTGAGTCCAGGCTTATGGAA TGTGAATTGGAAAATGCCAGACTTCGTGATGCTCTTGCAGCTGCTGGCTCTGCATCAGCACCACCTGTTTTTAGTGCCCTTGATGATGAGGCAGTCCTTGAGAGCATTGAGAGCTCATTTACAAAGTTTCATGCCTTCCTGGATCTCCTCAAGGATGCTGG CTTAGGTCAGCTAGCTTCAATTGCTGGAATTGACAGGTCAGACTTCCAGCCTGTGGGTAGACCTCAGCTCTCCTCTACAATAGGGCCACAAGTGGATGGTGCTGTGTCACTGACTAAAGGGGACTTTGTTGATGTTGAG GCAAGCAGTGTCCTTCCTGATCCCTCTACAAAACCGACTGACGTCGTCACTCCCAGACCTCCATCTGCTATCAGAGTAGCCTTCCATGAAGGCAGGCCAGTGGATGTGACCTCAGGGTCAGTAGCAGACCCCGTTGTTGGTGGAGAGGAAGATCCAGAACGATCTTCAAAGCCAAACACCCAGCATGCATCAGGTTCTGAGCACAGTTTCCACAGCCATAAGTCCTTCGATGATTTTTCCTATGGTAAAAGCCTCCCCAAGAGCAACAGCAACTCTCACAGAAGCAACAGCTCCCATGGATACAGCTTCAACAACAGCTACGCTTACAGTCATGCATCCCACAGCAACGGGTCCCACAGTGTTTCTTCTGCAAGTGACATTATCAGTGACAAGGCAGAGTCTGTGGGATCTGTAGCATCAAGCAATAGGGGAAAAGGGAGGCTAGTGACAGTTGGACAGTCAGGATCAGAGAGGGAAACTGGTCCTGGAAGGAGAGGTCTTGAGCAGATCAGGTCTTTGGGTGGCTGGGGTGATCGGCCAGATAATGATTccttttga
- the cep78 gene encoding centrosomal protein of 78 kDa isoform X1, translating to MVHDSAQIRRQGAHDFMAYYDFACARQESVPVPAVKMNLGKGILDFNGDRLKFTDWPPVFNSIAINKHLHHIAISSTYQVGSADADRRYFKSTFKRKIPAIRSKDMTLKLCKALRECLMVSPSLKTLQLNGLPLRERDLITLTKGLAKSTSLENLSLANCPISDEGLVVICQSVKYSTSIRTVDFTACSLTWVGAEHMANIIKHQGMQRHGTAWAESLRYRQPQFEGMGGLRRVTLNRNTLIGDRGAAALAQELAEDLWVKALDLQRCGLSNEGARRLLEALKTNSSLCVLDIRSNPLVDKVIIKTIIEKVLMNTAGQSLEQYQWIKPATTEPQRFSGPKRRAPASKVRGKATLRIATHKGAPAEESSAAAQKSYPRSCYVPWRTAARAGRQRGLPPGVTETDGNFQGAATVKVTVESDSEVEEGEEEEAAVEVEHRPSSLNLDDRITGRQIKHIQMELQECRLRLAEERRARLRAESRLMECELENARLRDALAAAGSASAPPVFSALDDEAVLESIESSFTKFHAFLDLLKDAGLGQLASIAGIDRSDFQPVGRPQLSSTIGPQVDGAVSLTKGDFVDVEASSVLPDPSTKPTDVVTPRPPSAIRVAFHEGRPVDVTSGSVADPVVGGEEDPERSSKPNTQHASGSEHSFHSHKSFDDFSYGKSLPKSNSNSHRSNSSHGYSFNNSYAYSHASHSNGSHSVSSASDIISDKAESVGSVASSNRGKGRLVTVGQSGSERETGPGRRGLEQIRSLGGWGDRPDNDSF from the exons ATGGTACATGACAGTGCTCAGATTCGGCGGCAAGGAGCCCATGATTTTATGGCATACTATGACTTTGCCTGTGCCAGACAGGAATCGGTCCCTGTCCCTGCGGTCAAGATGAACCTAGGCAAAGGAATACTTGATTTTAATGGTGACAGGCTCAAATTCACTGACTGGCCTCCAGTATTCAACTCTATAGCCATCAATAAACACCTGCACCACATTGCAATAAGCAGCACATACCAAGTGGGCTCTGCAGATGCAG ATAGAAGGTACTTTAAGTCTACCTTCAAAAGGAAGATCCCAGCCATTCGCTCAAAGGACATGACATTAAAACTGTGCAAAGCCCTAAGAGAGTGTCTGATGGTCTCTCCCAGCCTCAAGACTTTGCAGCTTAATGGACTTCCACTGAGAGAAAGGGACCTCATCACCCTGACAAAG GGTTTGGCCAAAAGCACTTCCTTAGAAAACCTGTCTCTGGCTAACTGTCCGATCAGTGATGAGGGTTTAGTAG TTATTTGCCAAAGTGTTAAGTATTCTACGAGCATCCGGACAGTAGATTTTACGGCTTGCAGTCTTACGTGGGTAGGAGCTGAGCACATGGCCAACATTATCAAg CATCAGGGAATGCAGAGGCATGGAACTGCATGGGCAGAGTCTCTGAGGTATCGGCAACCACAGTTTGAGGGAATGGGAGGTCTACGCCGTGTCACTCTTAACCGTAACACTTTGATTGGAGACCGGGGTGCTGCTGCTCTTGCACAGGAACTAGCCGAGGACCTCTGGGTGAAAG CTTTGGACCTACAGAGGTGTGGTCTGTCCAATGAAGGAGCGCGTCGTTTGCTGGAAGCCTTGAAGACAAATTCTTCTTTATGTGTGCTCGATATTCGCAGTAACCCTTTAGTTG ACAAGGTCATAATTAAAACTATAATAGAGAAAGTACTAATGAACACTGCTGGACAGTCATTAGAG CAGTACCAGTGGATCAAGCCTGCAACCACAGAACCACAGAGATTTTCTGGTCCAAAGAGGCGAGCACCAGCCAGTAAAGTCAGAGGAAAAGCTACGTTAAGGATAG CTACTCATAAAGGAGCTCCTGCAGAAGAGagttcagctgctgctcagaagTCCTATCCCCGCTCCTGTTACGTGCCTTGGCGTACTGCTGCACGAGCTGGACGCCAGAG AGGTTTGCCTCCTGGAGTTACTGAAACAGACGGAAACTTTCAG GGTGCAGCCACTGTTAAGGTTACCGTGGAGTCAGATTCGGAGGTTgaggagggggaagaagaagaggcggCTGTGGAAGTTGAGCATAGACCATCCTCTCTCAATCTTGACGACAGAATCACAGGACGGCAGATTAAACACATACAG ATGGAGCTACAAGAGTGTCGCCTGAGGCTGGCAGAGGAGCGCAGGGCAAGACTTAGAGCTGAGTCCAGGCTTATGGAA TGTGAATTGGAAAATGCCAGACTTCGTGATGCTCTTGCAGCTGCTGGCTCTGCATCAGCACCACCTGTTTTTAGTGCCCTTGATGATGAGGCAGTCCTTGAGAGCATTGAGAGCTCATTTACAAAGTTTCATGCCTTCCTGGATCTCCTCAAGGATGCTGG CTTAGGTCAGCTAGCTTCAATTGCTGGAATTGACAGGTCAGACTTCCAGCCTGTGGGTAGACCTCAGCTCTCCTCTACAATAGGGCCACAAGTGGATGGTGCTGTGTCACTGACTAAAGGGGACTTTGTTGATGTTGAG GCAAGCAGTGTCCTTCCTGATCCCTCTACAAAACCGACTGACGTCGTCACTCCCAGACCTCCATCTGCTATCAGAGTAGCCTTCCATGAAGGCAGGCCAGTGGATGTGACCTCAGGGTCAGTAGCAGACCCCGTTGTTGGTGGAGAGGAAGATCCAGAACGATCTTCAAAGCCAAACACCCAGCATGCATCAGGTTCTGAGCACAGTTTCCACAGCCATAAGTCCTTCGATGATTTTTCCTATGGTAAAAGCCTCCCCAAGAGCAACAGCAACTCTCACAGAAGCAACAGCTCCCATGGATACAGCTTCAACAACAGCTACGCTTACAGTCATGCATCCCACAGCAACGGGTCCCACAGTGTTTCTTCTGCAAGTGACATTATCAGTGACAAGGCAGAGTCTGTGGGATCTGTAGCATCAAGCAATAGGGGAAAAGGGAGGCTAGTGACAGTTGGACAGTCAGGATCAGAGAGGGAAACTGGTCCTGGAAGGAGAGGTCTTGAGCAGATCAGGTCTTTGGGTGGCTGGGGTGATCGGCCAGATAATGATTccttttga